Proteins encoded together in one Larus michahellis chromosome 4, bLarMic1.1, whole genome shotgun sequence window:
- the LOC141742458 gene encoding LOW QUALITY PROTEIN: disintegrin and metalloproteinase domain-containing protein 20-like (The sequence of the model RefSeq protein was modified relative to this genomic sequence to represent the inferred CDS: deleted 1 base in 1 codon): MYVQAAGSHFHRGKAKGATMLLLLPSCRAVGGLGELQPSRPSGRWRPEGGCPGQGPVGLHPLTERVMGWHRAAAVGALLGLLLGLAECPTALGDVSGDLRVTARWVTVPRQLSPRADTNALTVSYWLEVAGRPWVLRLQPRRGLVSRPFTLVTYGKDGARWEEHPFVQDNCFFQGEVQGSPGSLVALGTCGRGLHGVLWVEDGTYEIEPIPNDPAFRHILYRMEEASNPVGPTCGLTLEELKHQKTLLPWFKAPQTEEEEEMVKDWWTHIRYVKIVVVVDNVRFVKSGRNESEVLRQVIEIINIGDSLYEQLSVRLFLVGLEIWTKSNLINITNSINKALGDFNKWRKSNLSPRMRHDTAHLFAFQSFGSSLGLAFVGSVCDNQWSSAVDSFTDRKLSSFINTFVHELGHNLGMRHDKPGCKCRRKKCIMHESSVATDAFSDCSYRDYFDLLGRGANCLRQPPEPGTFYTMKREYCGNKIVEGEEQCDCGSESNCRKDPCCHPNCTFTAASVCASGKCCKRCRVLPAGTLCRASIGNCDLPEYCSGTSPQCPPDVYMQDGTPCKDGAYCYRGKCSSHSKQCRHLFGKKAKAAHLDCFKAVNTRGDRFGNCGIRNNIHFTKCSIENVLCGRIQCENIKKLPFLRNHETLVQTPVGDKKCWGLDYHVGMPIADKGAVEDGTPCSSDKLCINRTCTNVSVLNYDCNLTVCHNRGVCNNRKNCHCRYGWAPPYCEWKGFGGSVDSGPPPVREIFWRAQIGLKLIGLFLICILGVILTIHYKQKIVEWLRRKRPNSTEEDSCFKYWKGQQFLKNTCW, translated from the exons ATGTACGTCCAGGCAGCAGGGTCCCATTTCCACAGGGGAAAGGCGAAGGGGGCCaccatgctgctgctcctgcccagctgcagggcGGTTGGAGGCCTGGGAGAGCTGCAGCCCTCCCGACCGAGCGGCCGTTGGAGGCCTGAGGGTGGTTGCCCCGGGCAGGGCCCTGTCGGGCTCCATCCCCTCACAGAGCGGGTCATGGGGTGGCACCGGGCAGCGGCCGTGGGGgcactgctggggctgctgctgggcctgGCGGAgtgtcccactgccctggggGACGTGTCCGGGGACCTGCGTGTCACTGCCAGATGGGTGACGGTGCCACGGCAGTTGAGCCCCCGGGCAGACACCAATGCCCTGACCGTCTCCTACTGGCTGGAGGTGGCGGGGCGGCCGTGGGTGCTGCGCCTGCAGCCCCGGCGGGGCCTGGTCTCCCGCCCCTTCACCTTGGTCACCTACGGCAAGGATGGGGCCCGCTGGGAGGAGCACCCCTTCGTGCAGGACAACTGCTTCTTCCAGGGTGAGGTGCAGGGGAGCCCCGGCTCCCTGGTGGCCCTCGGCACCTGCGGCAGGGGCCTCCATGGCGTCCTCTGGGTGGAGGATGGCACCTATGAGATTGAGCCCATCCCCAATGATCCGGCCTTCCGGCACATCCTCTACCGCATGGAGGAGGCCAGCAACCCCGTGGGTCCCACCTGTGGGCTGACCCTGGAGGAGCTGAAGCACCAAAAGACTTTGCTGCCCTGGTTCAAGGCCCCccagacagaggaggaggaggagatggtgaAGGACTGGTGGACACACATCAGGTATGTGAAGATAGTAGTGGTCGTGGACAATGTGCGGTTTGTGAAGTCGGGCAGGAACGAATCCGAAGTCTTGAGGCAAGTCATAGAAATCATCAACATTGGGGACTCCCTGTATGAACAGCTTTCCGTTCGGCTGTTTCTGGTGGGATTGGAGATCTGGACCAAAAGCAACCTTATAAACATTACTAACTCTATCAACAAGGCACTTGGTGACTTTAACAAGTGGCGGAAGTCAAACCTGTCTCCACGGATGCGCCATGATACCGctcatttatttgcatttcagagcTTTGGAAGCAGCCTGGGATTGGCGTTTGTAGGGTCCGTCTGCGATAACCAGTGGTCATCAGCAGTCGATTCTTTCACTGATAGGAAGTTGTCCTCATTCATTAACACCTTTGTCCATGAGTTGGGCCATAATCTTGGGATGCGCCACGATAAGCCGGGCTGTAAATGCAGACGAAAGAAATGCATTATGCATGAAAGCAGTGTTGCCACTGATGCATTCAGTGACTGCAGTTACCGAGACTACTTTGACCTGCTGGGGCGTGGCGCCAACTGCCTTCGCCAGCCACCAGAACCTGGCACTTTCTACACCATGAAGCGTGAATACTGTGGGAATAAGATAGTAGAAGGCGAAGAGCAATGTGACTGTGGTTCAGAATCAAACTGCAGAAAGGATCCTTGTTGTCACCCAAACTGTACATTTACTGCAGCTTCCGTCTGTGCTTCTGGAAAATGCTGCAAAAGATGTCGGGTCCTTCCAGCAGGAACGCTCTGCAGAGCAAGCATTGGCAACTGTGACCTGCCAGAGTATTGCAGTGGGACTTCCCCTCAGTGCCCGCCGGATGTGTACATGCAAGATGGAACCCCTTGCAAAGATGGTGCTTATTGCTATCGAGGAAAATGTTCTTCCCACAGTAAACAGTGCCGGCATCTCTTTGGCAAAAAAGCAAAGGCCGCTCATTTAGATTGCTTCAAAGCAGTGAATACTCGAGGTGACCGGTTTGGAAATTGTGGTATTCGTAACAATATCCATTTTACAAAATGCAGTATTGAGAATGTCTTATGTGGTAGGATCCAgtgtgaaaacataaaaaaattgcCTTTCTTGCGGAACCACGAAACGCTAGTCCAAACCCCTGTTGGAGATAAAAAGTGTTGGGGTCTCGACTATCATGTCGGGATGCCAATAGCTGACAAGGGGGCTGTGGAAGATGGCACGCCATGCAGTAGTGACAAGCTGTGTATCAACAGGACATGTACCAACGTATCAGTGCTGAACTACGACTGTAACCTGACAGTGTGTCACAACAGAGGAGTGTGTAACAATCGTAAGAACTGTCACTGCAGGTACGGCTGGGCTCCTCCGTATTGTGAATGGAAAGGATTTGGAGGGAGTGTTGACAGTGGACCCCCTCCAGTCAGGGAGATTTTTTGGAGAGCACAAATAGGACTAAAACTAATTggtctttttttaatctgtatcCTCGGAGTAATCCTCACCATACATTATAAACAGAAAATAGTGGAATGGCTTAGGAGG AAAAGACCCAATTCCACAGAAGAAGATAGTtgttttaagtactggaaaggcCAGCAGTTCCTAAAGAACACCTGCTGGTGA
- the MED6 gene encoding mediator of RNA polymerase II transcription subunit 6 produces MAAVDIRDNLLGISWVDSSWIPILNNGSVLDYFSERSNPFYDRTCNNEVVKMQRMTLDHLNQMVGVEYILLHAQEPILFIIRKQQRQSPTQVIPLADYYIIAGVIYQAPDLGSVINSRVLTAVHGIQSAFEEAMSYCRYHPSKGYWWHFKDQEEREKAKPKAKKKEEPSSIFQRQRVDALLLDLRQKFPPRFVQQKPGEKPIPVDQIKKEPEPVPEAVKPEEKETVKNAQQSAGAKGPPEKRTRLQ; encoded by the exons ATGGCGGCTGTGGATATCCGAG ATAATCTCTTGGGAATTTCCTGGGTTGACAGCTCCTGGATTCCAATATTAAACAATGGGAGTGTGCTGGACTATTTCTCAGAGCGAAGTAACCCATTCTATGACCGAACATGTAACAATGAAGTTGTCAAAATGCAGCGGATGACCTTGGACCATTTGAA CCAGATGGTTGGAGTGGAGTACATCCTTCTTCACGCTCAGGAGCCCATTCTCTTCATTATCCGAAAGCAGCAAAGGCAGTCTCCAACGCAAG tTATTCCATTGGCCGACTACTATATTATTGCTGGAGTGATTTATCAGGCACCTGACTTAGGGTCTGTCATTAACTCCAGAGTT CTCACTGCAGTGCATGGAATTCAGTCTGCTTTTGAAGAAGCAATGTCCTACTGTCGCTATCACCCATCCAAGGGCTATTGGTGGCACTTCAAAGATCAAGAAGAACGAG AGAAAGCTAAACCAAAAGCCAAGAAGAAAGAAGAACCAAGTTCTATTTTCCAAAGGCAACGGGTAGATGCTTTGCTTTTGGACCTAAGACAAAAGTTTCCACCCAGATTTGTTCAG caaaagcctggagaaaagcCTATCCCAG TGGATCAAATCAAGAAGGAACCAGAACCAGTCCCTGAAGCTGTCAAGCCAGAGGAAAAAGAGACTGTAAAGAACGCTCAGCAGAGTGCTGGTGCTAAAGGACCACCTGAAAAACGGACAAGACTCCAGTGA